The Anolis carolinensis isolate JA03-04 chromosome 2, rAnoCar3.1.pri, whole genome shotgun sequence genome has a window encoding:
- the rpl37 gene encoding large ribosomal subunit protein eL37, protein MTKGTSSFGKRRNKTHTLCRRCGSKAYHLQKSTCGKCGYPAKRKRKYNWSAKAKRRNTTGTGRMRHLKKVYRRFRNGFREGTAPKPKRAAVAASSSS, encoded by the exons ATG ACGAAAGGAACATCATCCTTTGGTAAGCGTCGCAATAAGACGCACACTTTGTGCCGTCGATGTGGGTCCAAGGCCTACCACCTCCAGAAGTCCACCTGTGGGAAATGTGGATATCCTGCTAAACGCAAGAGAAAGT ATAACTGGAGTGCTAAGGCCAAGAGGCGCAATACTACTGGCACTGGCCGCATGAGGCATTTGAAAAAGGTCTACCGCAGATTCAG GAATGGATTCCGTGAAGGAACAGCACCAAAGCCCAAGAGAGCTGCTGTTGCAGCTTCCAGCTCATCTTAA